The following proteins are co-located in the Maridesulfovibrio sp. genome:
- a CDS encoding proton-conducting transporter membrane subunit encodes MLPMMLVLAILLPLVAAVGCYFLRVSAIRSLIVLATGVVLAAVSLALLGQGTFTYSPGTIVGISWDSLITLADFALLFVMLYYAFKLKNQMIKIFVILQIVPLAAFELFFVDHAVETPAIFADSLSLIMVAVISVIGSLICFFAIPYMKEHEEHMHLVKSRQPQFFFFLVLFLGAMNGLVLSNNILWLYFFFEVTTFCSFMLIGHDQTQIAVKNATRALMLNALGGVAFVFGMIWAYAETGSLDLQVIIQAGPMGGLMLAPLGLLCLAGFTKAAQVPFQSWLLGAMVAPTPVSALLHSSTMVKAGVYIVLRLAPAYAGTFLSQGVALCGAFTFLACAAIAVSQSNGKKILAYSTISNLGLIICCAGLNTSWSITAAIILIIFHAASKALLFLCVGTIEHGIGSRDIEDMHGLYLKMPRTAIITIVGVMTMLLPPFGVLLGKWMAIESASGDMFVITMLALGSAVSLVFWARWAGILLTAPLRDKVPAESQSVLTRLTLTALAGLAVVLSFFSPVIYTKLIEPMVGKSFEISAGVFTSPIGVFAVYPIFIILAAAFIYSWIETKKSATNKTSQTYMCGANVPEAGVQSFIGPMNGPVELKASNYYMKEFFGEEKLTLWVNFVALALIVLMLGGAL; translated from the coding sequence ATGTTGCCCATGATGTTAGTTCTAGCCATCTTGTTGCCCTTGGTGGCTGCTGTCGGCTGCTACTTTCTGCGAGTAAGCGCAATCAGATCCCTGATCGTTCTTGCTACAGGTGTAGTTCTTGCCGCGGTCTCCCTTGCCCTGCTCGGTCAAGGGACTTTTACCTATTCTCCAGGTACAATTGTAGGAATCAGCTGGGATTCCCTCATAACCCTGGCGGATTTTGCCCTGCTTTTCGTAATGCTCTATTACGCATTCAAACTCAAAAACCAGATGATCAAGATCTTCGTGATCTTACAGATCGTTCCGCTTGCTGCGTTTGAATTGTTCTTCGTCGACCATGCAGTCGAGACTCCCGCTATCTTTGCGGACAGCCTCTCCCTGATTATGGTTGCCGTCATCTCCGTCATCGGATCGCTGATCTGTTTCTTCGCGATTCCGTATATGAAGGAGCATGAGGAACACATGCACTTGGTAAAATCCCGCCAGCCACAGTTCTTTTTCTTTCTCGTTCTGTTCCTCGGAGCAATGAACGGGCTGGTCCTTTCCAACAACATTCTCTGGCTCTACTTCTTCTTTGAAGTGACCACCTTCTGCTCTTTCATGCTCATCGGGCATGACCAGACCCAGATTGCGGTCAAGAATGCTACCCGCGCCTTGATGCTTAACGCACTCGGCGGTGTTGCTTTCGTCTTCGGTATGATCTGGGCCTACGCTGAAACCGGCTCCCTTGACCTGCAGGTCATCATTCAGGCCGGTCCCATGGGCGGCCTCATGCTTGCTCCTCTGGGTCTGCTCTGTCTCGCAGGTTTCACCAAAGCCGCTCAGGTTCCTTTCCAGAGCTGGCTGCTCGGAGCGATGGTTGCGCCGACTCCGGTCTCCGCACTGCTTCACTCCTCCACCATGGTTAAGGCCGGTGTATACATCGTCCTGAGACTCGCTCCCGCTTACGCAGGAACATTCCTCAGCCAGGGTGTGGCACTCTGTGGTGCCTTTACCTTCCTTGCCTGTGCGGCCATTGCGGTCAGCCAGAGCAACGGCAAGAAAATCCTTGCCTACTCCACTATCAGTAACCTCGGTTTGATTATCTGCTGTGCCGGTCTGAACACCAGTTGGTCCATCACTGCAGCAATCATCCTGATTATCTTCCACGCAGCCTCCAAGGCCCTGCTCTTCCTGTGCGTCGGCACAATTGAGCACGGTATCGGCAGCCGCGACATTGAAGACATGCACGGCCTGTATCTCAAGATGCCCCGCACTGCGATCATTACCATCGTGGGCGTCATGACCATGCTCCTGCCTCCCTTCGGTGTTCTGCTCGGTAAGTGGATGGCTATCGAATCCGCATCCGGCGACATGTTCGTAATCACCATGCTCGCTCTCGGTAGTGCGGTTTCCCTCGTATTCTGGGCCCGCTGGGCAGGTATCCTGCTCACCGCTCCCCTGCGCGACAAAGTTCCTGCAGAATCCCAGAGTGTACTGACAAGACTGACCCTGACCGCTCTTGCAGGTCTCGCAGTGGTCCTGTCTTTCTTCTCACCTGTCATCTACACCAAGCTCATTGAGCCTATGGTCGGCAAGTCCTTTGAAATATCTGCTGGCGTATTCACATCACCCATCGGTGTCTTTGCTGTATACCCCATCTTCATCATCCTTGCTGCCGCGTTCATCTACTCATGGATTGAGACCAAGAAGTCTGCAACCAATAAGACTTCCCAGACTTACATGTGTGGTGCCAACGTTCCTGAAGCCGGTGTTCAGTCCTTCATCGGACCCATGAACGGCCCGGTAGAACTCAAGGCAAGCAACTACTACATGAAAGAGTTCTTCGGTGAAGAAAAACTCACCCTCTGGGTCAACTTTGTTGCTCTGGCTCTCATAGTTCTTATGCTGGGAGGGGCTCTGTAA
- a CDS encoding efflux RND transporter periplasmic adaptor subunit, which translates to MSAKHENRNIDVDSLNEGQMGKWKKLIFLLVLVALLGGVSAIVLDGSEEVVEYKTAVARVGNFTVDVAASGTLQPRNKVIVGCEISGTIDKIFKDYNDKVVKGELLARMRTDELQARVNQLRAALESSRANVRKSQVDLKDKNNECSRMSNLRKKNAVSQKQLDSAIAARDMADAHLAEVRAMVRQAEANLNEAEANLKKASITSPIDGLVLTRHVEAGQAVSSGMNTPELYTLATSLTEMRLELNVDEADVGKIKAGQKAVFTVDAYAGRKFPAKFIKLRYAPQRVQGVVTYVGIFSVDNRELLLRPGMTAAAKIEIEQVHDELLVPNGALRFSPADAVPEGAMNTPSPKDANLWVLRDGHPQKVEICKGSTNGRFTQVVGGQLSEGDEVILSRVEAVADSSMILSLE; encoded by the coding sequence ATGTCAGCTAAGCATGAAAATAGAAATATTGATGTAGATTCCCTTAATGAGGGTCAGATGGGTAAATGGAAAAAACTGATTTTTCTGTTGGTTTTGGTTGCTCTCCTTGGAGGCGTGTCGGCGATTGTTCTTGATGGCAGTGAAGAGGTTGTCGAATACAAGACAGCTGTTGCCCGTGTCGGTAATTTCACTGTTGATGTTGCTGCCAGCGGAACTTTGCAGCCGCGCAACAAGGTTATTGTGGGCTGTGAAATTTCTGGAACCATTGATAAAATTTTCAAAGATTACAATGACAAGGTCGTTAAGGGTGAACTTCTGGCCCGAATGCGCACTGATGAATTGCAGGCTCGCGTCAATCAACTTCGGGCTGCTCTTGAATCTTCACGAGCCAATGTGCGTAAATCTCAAGTCGACTTGAAAGATAAAAACAATGAGTGCTCGCGTATGAGCAACTTGCGCAAGAAAAATGCTGTTTCCCAAAAACAGTTGGACAGTGCGATTGCTGCCCGCGATATGGCCGATGCTCATCTTGCCGAAGTAAGGGCTATGGTCCGTCAGGCGGAAGCAAATCTGAATGAAGCAGAAGCTAATCTTAAAAAAGCTTCCATTACTTCACCTATTGATGGATTGGTGCTGACACGGCATGTGGAGGCTGGACAGGCGGTCTCTTCGGGGATGAATACCCCGGAGCTTTACACGCTGGCGACCAGTCTTACGGAAATGCGTCTTGAGCTGAATGTTGACGAAGCTGATGTGGGAAAAATCAAGGCCGGGCAGAAAGCCGTGTTCACCGTTGATGCTTATGCCGGGAGAAAGTTTCCTGCCAAGTTTATCAAGCTACGTTATGCCCCGCAGCGGGTACAGGGTGTTGTTACCTATGTGGGTATATTTTCCGTGGACAACAGGGAGTTACTGCTGCGACCGGGAATGACTGCCGCGGCCAAAATTGAAATTGAACAGGTCCATGATGAATTATTGGTTCCCAACGGCGCCTTGCGTTTTTCTCCGGCGGATGCCGTTCCTGAGGGTGCCATGAACACTCCTTCCCCAAAAGATGCAAACCTCTGGGTTCTCAGGGACGGTCATCCGCAAAAAGTGGAAATTTGCAAGGGCAGTACCAATGGTCGCTTCACTCAGGTTGTCGGTGGACAACTGTCTGAAGGGGATGAGGTCATCCTCTCCCGTGTTGAAGCCGTTGCCGACAGCAGCATGATTTTATCCTTAGAGTAG
- a CDS encoding 4Fe-4S dicluster domain-containing protein, whose translation MLNMTPTVLKNLLQKSSTRMYPIEKREPFERYRGELFNNIDECIFCKKCEMKCPSQCITVTKDKDSGTGTWVCDPFACVYCSICVDHCPTGSLYMKPVHRAPSAERDMIEQTGKVKPPKKKAKK comes from the coding sequence ATGCTTAACATGACTCCCACTGTACTGAAGAACCTCCTTCAAAAAAGCTCCACTCGCATGTACCCCATCGAGAAACGCGAGCCTTTTGAACGCTACAGAGGTGAACTGTTCAACAACATTGACGAGTGCATTTTCTGCAAAAAATGCGAAATGAAATGCCCTTCACAGTGCATTACCGTCACCAAAGATAAAGACAGCGGTACCGGAACATGGGTCTGCGATCCTTTCGCATGCGTCTACTGCTCCATCTGCGTTGACCACTGCCCGACAGGCAGCCTGTACATGAAACCTGTACACCGCGCCCCGTCCGCAGAACGCGACATGATTGAGCAGACCGGCAAAGTCAAACCGCCCAAGAAAAAAGCCAAGAAATAA
- a CDS encoding DUF2975 domain-containing protein, protein MDKIKKMSIVLKYAFLLVLIAIPVFEFAGWVLFDGDPDAYFIPEFLLTLDSDYLAPLTEGQKILGALASTPYMALGMVCFWQLAKLFGLYSQGQIFTAENSACYRKAAWALLIGEIVYPFTQTAVTYIATMNNAVGDRLISIGFDETNLGNIVIACVILAISWVMDEGRKLQDEAELTI, encoded by the coding sequence ATGGATAAGATTAAGAAGATGAGCATTGTCCTGAAATATGCGTTTCTGCTGGTGTTGATTGCAATTCCGGTTTTTGAATTCGCCGGTTGGGTTCTGTTTGACGGTGATCCGGATGCGTATTTCATCCCTGAATTTTTGTTGACCTTGGATTCTGATTATCTAGCTCCTTTGACGGAAGGGCAAAAAATATTGGGAGCTCTGGCTTCTACCCCCTATATGGCACTGGGTATGGTCTGTTTTTGGCAGTTGGCTAAGCTGTTCGGGCTGTATTCACAGGGACAGATTTTTACTGCCGAGAATTCAGCATGCTACAGGAAGGCTGCATGGGCTTTGCTCATTGGTGAGATCGTTTATCCTTTTACTCAGACTGCGGTTACGTACATAGCTACCATGAATAATGCAGTGGGTGATCGGCTTATTTCTATCGGATTTGATGAAACTAATCTTGGAAATATCGTTATTGCTTGTGTGATATTAGCCATCTCTTGGGTCATGGATGAAGGACGAAAGCTTCAGGATGAAGCGGAGCTTACAATTTAA
- a CDS encoding RluA family pseudouridine synthase, whose amino-acid sequence MAAEFVQVTKAEAGQKLVRFLERRVDGAVPRSAIMRWIRKGNVRVDKGRCKAFDLVKEGQTVRIPPYEAEETAQHKKLPSLPIIYEDDNYLAVCKPAGLPTQGGTGHDDSVADRLLSMFADAPYKPAPAHRLDRDTSGVILAGKSHQGQKDLSDFFAEHGEGGKFYLAEVEGRWPDEDWVELHDKMEKCGPKGREKVVVGSGKDALSSVCPVATGDKFSQLIVKLHTGRTHQIRVQLSSRGFPIEGDVKYGGQKGRMKLHCLRIDTPWFTAGCLPDWENLPDISDQYFDKQA is encoded by the coding sequence GGATGGAGCCGTCCCGCGTTCGGCAATTATGCGCTGGATTCGTAAGGGGAATGTCCGTGTGGATAAAGGGCGCTGTAAGGCTTTTGATCTGGTTAAGGAAGGGCAGACCGTACGTATCCCTCCATATGAGGCAGAGGAAACGGCGCAGCATAAAAAACTTCCGTCATTACCCATCATTTACGAAGACGATAATTATCTGGCTGTGTGTAAACCAGCAGGACTTCCTACTCAAGGTGGTACCGGACATGATGATTCCGTTGCTGACCGCCTGCTGTCCATGTTTGCGGATGCTCCCTACAAGCCTGCTCCGGCGCATCGCTTGGACCGGGATACATCCGGTGTGATTCTGGCCGGCAAATCCCATCAGGGGCAGAAGGATTTATCCGATTTCTTTGCTGAACATGGCGAAGGGGGTAAGTTCTACCTCGCAGAGGTTGAGGGCAGGTGGCCAGATGAAGACTGGGTAGAGTTGCACGACAAGATGGAAAAGTGCGGCCCCAAGGGACGAGAAAAGGTTGTTGTCGGTTCCGGCAAGGATGCTTTGAGTTCTGTCTGTCCCGTTGCAACGGGGGATAAGTTTTCACAGCTCATTGTTAAGCTGCATACAGGGCGCACACATCAGATCAGGGTTCAGCTTTCATCACGCGGTTTTCCTATTGAGGGTGATGTGAAATACGGCGGACAAAAAGGGAGAATGAAACTTCATTGTCTGCGGATTGATACCCCTTGGTTCACGGCCGGCTGCCTGCCGGATTGGGAAAATCTGCCTGACATTTCTGATCAATATTTCGATAAACAAGCTTAG
- a CDS encoding ABC transporter ATP-binding protein, producing the protein MIELKNITRVYNTGGAEVRALDGIDMTIENGEFVAVMGSSGSGKSTTMNILGCLDTPSAGSYLFEGIEVTSLSRSQKARLRRRYLGFVFQGFNLLSRTTALENVELPLVYRGLGKKERRNMAYTALDKVGLADRAMHTTTEMSGGQQQRVAIARAIVCNPFLLLADEPTGNLDSARSTEIMQLLTSLQAEHGITVVMVTHEPEMALWASRTIEFRDGKIIKEGH; encoded by the coding sequence GTGATTGAACTCAAGAACATCACCCGTGTTTACAATACTGGCGGTGCCGAGGTGCGTGCACTGGACGGCATAGATATGACCATTGAAAATGGTGAATTTGTGGCTGTCATGGGCAGCTCCGGTTCTGGAAAATCAACTACTATGAATATTCTCGGTTGTTTGGATACACCCTCTGCAGGCAGTTACCTGTTTGAAGGTATTGAAGTGACTTCATTGAGTAGAAGCCAGAAAGCCCGTTTGCGGCGCAGGTATCTTGGTTTTGTTTTTCAGGGATTCAATTTGCTAAGCCGGACGACTGCCCTTGAAAATGTCGAACTCCCCCTTGTTTATCGTGGCTTGGGTAAGAAGGAACGGCGAAATATGGCCTATACCGCCCTTGATAAGGTCGGGCTTGCCGATCGGGCAATGCATACCACTACGGAAATGTCCGGTGGGCAGCAGCAACGGGTAGCCATTGCCCGGGCCATTGTTTGCAATCCTTTTCTGCTTCTCGCAGACGAACCGACCGGAAACCTTGATTCAGCCCGCAGTACTGAGATTATGCAATTGCTGACATCGTTACAGGCTGAGCATGGCATTACAGTAGTCATGGTCACTCATGAACCGGAAATGGCTCTCTGGGCCTCGCGCACCATTGAGTTTCGTGATGGCAAAATTATCAAGGAAGGTCATTGA
- a CDS encoding NADH-quinone oxidoreductase subunit C, with the protein MIENQIDVTLESLVGEVSKMKSGGQRMVTFSCTNIGDGKADIIYHFDKNEVLTNLRLTVDMDKPVPSISGVYFAALLIENEIQDQFDIKFDGLVLDFGRKLYLDDEVTIIPMCNNTKAMKVNK; encoded by the coding sequence GTGATTGAAAATCAGATAGATGTAACTCTGGAAAGCCTGGTAGGCGAAGTCTCCAAGATGAAGAGTGGCGGACAGCGTATGGTCACCTTCTCCTGCACCAACATCGGTGACGGAAAAGCGGATATCATCTACCACTTTGATAAAAATGAAGTACTCACCAACCTGCGCCTGACCGTGGACATGGACAAGCCTGTGCCCTCCATCAGCGGCGTGTACTTCGCAGCTCTGCTCATCGAAAACGAAATACAGGACCAGTTCGACATCAAGTTCGACGGCCTCGTACTCGATTTCGGCCGCAAGCTGTACCTTGACGACGAAGTAACCATCATCCCTATGTGTAACAACACTAAGGCGATGAAAGTAAATAAATAA
- a CDS encoding complex I subunit 1 family protein, translating into MKTLILIILGIVIAPILGGLIAGLDRRLTARLQSRFGPPILQPFYDVAKLFGKEKVVSNFWQVFCSWVYLIAAALSVGLLFAGSDLLLIFFVQAIGAVFLVMGGLSTPSPYSQVGSQRELIQVLTYEPLLILVFASIFMVTGSFRIDEIMAYEQPLLVQLPLMFVVLGYALTIKLRKSPFDFSTSHHGHQELVKGMLTEFSGPYLGIIEIGHWYETIFILGICALFWHTSLVGCVLLIASTYFAELIIDNTMARMTWRWMLKYVWSIGLAMSFVNLIWLYAG; encoded by the coding sequence ATGAAAACTTTAATTCTCATCATACTCGGCATCGTTATTGCTCCTATTCTGGGCGGCCTTATTGCCGGTCTTGACAGACGCCTGACTGCGCGCCTGCAATCCCGCTTCGGTCCCCCGATCCTGCAGCCCTTCTACGATGTTGCAAAGCTGTTCGGTAAAGAAAAAGTTGTCAGCAACTTCTGGCAGGTTTTCTGCTCATGGGTTTACCTCATTGCAGCAGCCCTGTCCGTCGGCCTGCTCTTTGCCGGAAGCGACCTGCTCCTGATCTTCTTTGTTCAGGCTATCGGCGCTGTATTTCTGGTCATGGGTGGTCTTTCCACTCCTTCCCCATACAGCCAGGTCGGTTCTCAGCGCGAATTGATTCAGGTCCTGACCTACGAACCGCTCCTCATCCTCGTTTTCGCATCCATCTTCATGGTTACCGGAAGCTTCAGGATTGATGAGATCATGGCCTACGAACAGCCTCTGCTTGTGCAGCTGCCGCTCATGTTTGTTGTCCTCGGTTATGCTCTGACCATTAAGCTGAGAAAATCCCCCTTTGACTTCTCCACTTCCCACCACGGGCACCAGGAGCTGGTTAAAGGTATGCTTACCGAGTTCTCCGGTCCTTACCTTGGCATCATCGAAATCGGCCACTGGTATGAAACCATCTTCATTCTCGGTATCTGTGCCCTCTTCTGGCACACCAGCCTGGTAGGTTGCGTACTCTTGATCGCCTCCACCTACTTTGCAGAGCTGATCATTGATAACACTATGGCGCGCATGACCTGGCGCTGGATGCTCAAGTACGTATGGAGCATCGGTCTGGCCATGTCTTTCGTCAACCTCATCTGGCTGTACGCAGGTTAA
- a CDS encoding C40 family peptidase produces MNNWIWRRVIVCCVLLLVSGCGKKVLGVPGVDGSGRASHSSLKSSVVKVARAQVGKPYKWGGSSPNEGFDCSGLVWWVYQRHGISVPRVSWQQKGAGRAVHKSEIQAGDIVLFKIPGQAKSLHTGIYSGNGYSFIHSPKSGHTVREESMEKNYWRKYFIGARRVIN; encoded by the coding sequence ATGAATAATTGGATTTGGCGGCGTGTTATTGTCTGCTGTGTGCTGCTTTTGGTTTCCGGGTGCGGCAAAAAGGTGCTCGGAGTTCCCGGTGTAGATGGAAGCGGGCGTGCTTCGCATTCATCGCTGAAGTCGTCGGTGGTTAAAGTTGCGCGGGCTCAGGTTGGTAAACCTTATAAATGGGGAGGCTCTTCCCCTAATGAGGGGTTTGATTGTTCCGGGCTTGTCTGGTGGGTCTACCAGCGCCATGGAATCAGTGTGCCCCGGGTCTCGTGGCAGCAGAAGGGGGCTGGGAGGGCTGTGCACAAAAGTGAAATTCAGGCCGGTGATATAGTGCTTTTTAAGATCCCCGGGCAGGCCAAAAGCCTGCATACCGGCATTTATTCGGGTAACGGCTACTCATTTATACATAGTCCCAAGAGTGGGCATACGGTCCGCGAAGAGTCCATGGAAAAGAACTACTGGCGCAAATATTTTATCGGGGCGCGCAGAGTCATTAATTAA
- a CDS encoding nickel-dependent hydrogenase large subunit → MARTIIPFGPQHPVLPEPLHVKLVVEDEIVLEAIPALGYVHRGLEKLAEIRDYHQMIQVVERVCGICSNIHSMCYCQGIEEMMGIEVPERAEYLRTVWSELHRMHSHLLWLGLFADAFGFEALFMQFWRIRERIMDINEATTGSRVITSVNIVGGVRQDLTPEMCSWILSEVDTCEKEIKEIQNTILNDYTVCARTKGVGVLTKEQAYDLGAAGPTLRGSGVASDMRLLKYAAFDKIDFEPVVETDGDCWARSTVRFRETLQSADLVRQALAGLPQGDIAAPCKGNPEGEVITRVEQPRGECLYYMKGSGKKFLDRVRIRTPTFANIPPLLAMLPNCELADVPVIILSIDPCISCTER, encoded by the coding sequence ATGGCACGTACCATCATACCTTTCGGTCCGCAGCATCCGGTTCTCCCGGAGCCGCTGCATGTGAAGCTTGTCGTGGAAGACGAGATCGTACTGGAGGCCATTCCCGCACTCGGATACGTTCACAGGGGTCTGGAAAAACTCGCTGAAATCCGCGATTACCACCAGATGATCCAGGTCGTTGAACGCGTCTGCGGTATCTGCTCCAACATCCACTCAATGTGCTACTGTCAGGGCATTGAGGAAATGATGGGTATTGAGGTTCCCGAAAGAGCCGAATACCTCCGCACCGTCTGGTCCGAACTTCACCGTATGCACAGCCACCTGCTCTGGCTGGGTCTCTTTGCCGATGCTTTCGGCTTCGAAGCCCTCTTCATGCAGTTCTGGCGCATCCGTGAACGCATTATGGATATCAACGAAGCTACCACCGGTAGCCGTGTTATCACTTCCGTGAATATCGTGGGCGGTGTCCGTCAGGACCTGACTCCCGAGATGTGCTCCTGGATCCTTTCCGAAGTTGATACCTGTGAAAAGGAAATCAAAGAAATCCAGAACACCATCCTCAACGATTACACTGTATGTGCACGTACCAAGGGCGTCGGCGTTCTGACCAAAGAACAGGCCTACGACCTCGGTGCAGCAGGACCGACCCTGCGCGGTAGCGGTGTTGCTTCCGACATGCGTCTCCTGAAGTACGCAGCATTTGATAAAATCGACTTCGAGCCTGTTGTCGAAACCGACGGCGACTGCTGGGCACGTTCCACAGTACGCTTCAGGGAAACCCTGCAGTCCGCAGACCTCGTAAGACAGGCCCTTGCCGGACTTCCTCAGGGCGACATTGCAGCTCCCTGCAAAGGTAACCCCGAAGGCGAAGTAATAACCCGCGTGGAACAGCCCCGCGGTGAATGCCTCTACTACATGAAAGGTAGCGGCAAGAAGTTCCTTGACAGGGTCCGCATCAGAACACCCACGTTTGCAAACATTCCGCCTCTCCTGGCGATGCTCCCCAACTGCGAACTGGCTGATGTTCCGGTTATCATTCTGTCAATCGACCCGTGCATCAGCTGCACGGAACGCTAG
- a CDS encoding ABC transporter permease, producing the protein MFLQAVLLSFRTLLRNKLRSCLTVLGIVIGVGSVIAVVVIGQGASRKLTDEISSLGSKMIMIYPDEENGVGFAGETSNLIPFKNADVEAIKREFPDCGGVAPVSESSVVAVFGNNNCQTAVTGTESSYFAIRNWRVKSGRFFSTSEERAGKSVCIIGEKVSKNLFKGMDPIGSSIRIDRFSYQVIGVLKSKGGSMAGKEQDDIVLVPLKVFQRRISGNKEVGMIIVGCGSGQDSTALKRQLKQVMVERRPVPPGHGNNFAIEDMKEIIKTVKKQTGTFTTFISAIAAISLLVGGIGIMNIMLVSVTERTREIGIRMAVGAQEKDILIQFLVEAVVLSLFGGVLGISLGLLVPLFVTGYMKITFVVDMRIILISFVFSGLVGIVFGYFPARRAARMNPIDALRHE; encoded by the coding sequence ATGTTTTTGCAAGCTGTACTGCTATCTTTCCGCACCCTGCTGCGCAACAAGCTTCGTTCCTGTCTTACAGTGCTGGGGATTGTTATCGGTGTAGGCTCGGTTATCGCTGTGGTCGTTATAGGGCAGGGAGCCAGCAGAAAGCTGACTGATGAAATTTCCAGCCTCGGCAGCAAAATGATTATGATCTACCCTGATGAGGAAAACGGGGTTGGTTTTGCCGGGGAAACTTCCAATCTGATTCCGTTCAAGAATGCGGATGTTGAGGCTATCAAACGAGAATTTCCGGATTGCGGCGGGGTCGCACCTGTTTCTGAGTCCTCAGTGGTTGCGGTGTTCGGGAATAACAATTGCCAAACAGCAGTTACCGGAACTGAGAGTAGTTATTTTGCCATCAGGAATTGGCGGGTAAAGTCGGGTAGGTTCTTCAGCACCAGTGAAGAAAGGGCGGGTAAATCTGTCTGTATCATCGGTGAAAAGGTCAGCAAGAATCTTTTTAAAGGAATGGATCCCATTGGGTCGTCTATCCGTATAGACCGTTTTTCTTATCAGGTTATCGGTGTACTTAAATCCAAAGGCGGATCTATGGCCGGTAAGGAACAGGATGATATTGTTCTTGTTCCCCTTAAAGTCTTTCAGCGCAGGATTTCCGGTAACAAAGAGGTGGGTATGATTATTGTGGGCTGTGGTTCAGGTCAGGATTCTACAGCTCTTAAGCGGCAACTCAAGCAGGTTATGGTTGAACGCCGCCCGGTTCCGCCCGGACACGGGAATAATTTCGCTATTGAAGATATGAAGGAGATTATTAAAACCGTAAAAAAGCAAACCGGAACCTTCACGACTTTTATCAGCGCCATAGCAGCAATCAGTCTGCTGGTCGGCGGGATCGGGATTATGAACATTATGCTTGTTTCCGTGACAGAGAGAACCCGCGAAATCGGTATCCGTATGGCCGTGGGTGCGCAGGAAAAGGATATTCTGATTCAGTTTCTTGTGGAGGCAGTGGTGCTTTCCCTTTTTGGAGGGGTACTGGGTATTTCTCTCGGATTGTTGGTTCCGCTATTCGTGACCGGTTATATGAAGATCACTTTTGTTGTTGATATGCGCATTATCCTGATTAGTTTTGTGTTTTCAGGATTGGTAGGTATTGTCTTCGGGTATTTCCCCGCACGACGTGCAGCACGGATGAATCCTATTGATGCTTTACGGCATGAGTAA
- a CDS encoding NADH-quinone oxidoreductase subunit B family protein, with the protein MFKKFIGNSRAKSPWIMHFDCGSCNGCDIEVLACLTPLYDVERFGVVNVGNPKHADVLLVTGTVNHRNAKVLRNIYDQMPDPKGVIAIGACGLSGGIFRECYNVLGGVDKVIPVDVYVPGCPAKPEAIIDGVVAALAKFEGLKG; encoded by the coding sequence ATGTTCAAGAAATTCATTGGAAATTCACGCGCCAAGTCTCCGTGGATCATGCATTTTGACTGCGGAAGCTGCAACGGCTGCGATATCGAAGTTCTGGCATGCCTGACACCGCTGTACGACGTTGAACGTTTCGGTGTTGTCAACGTGGGTAACCCCAAGCATGCCGATGTCCTTCTGGTAACCGGAACCGTCAACCACAGGAACGCAAAGGTCCTGCGCAACATCTATGATCAGATGCCTGATCCCAAAGGTGTTATCGCCATCGGTGCCTGCGGCCTGTCCGGCGGTATTTTCCGCGAGTGCTACAACGTTCTCGGCGGAGTCGACAAGGTAATCCCGGTTGATGTTTACGTTCCCGGCTGTCCGGCGAAACCCGAAGCCATCATTGACGGCGTGGTCGCAGCCCTTGCCAAGTTTGAAGGCCTTAAAGGCTAA
- a CDS encoding helix-turn-helix transcriptional regulator: MAILINLDVMLAKRKVSSKELAEAVGITPQNLSVLKTGKAKAIRFSTLDAICKFLECQPGDILEFRDEEGSVNI, translated from the coding sequence ATGGCGATACTTATAAACCTTGATGTGATGCTGGCTAAAAGAAAAGTTTCATCCAAGGAACTGGCTGAGGCCGTTGGAATTACCCCGCAGAACTTGTCTGTGCTTAAGACAGGAAAGGCCAAGGCCATCAGGTTCAGCACTCTCGATGCCATCTGTAAGTTTCTGGAGTGTCAGCCCGGAGATATTCTTGAGTTCCGGGATGAAGAAGGAAGTGTAAATATTTAA